The genomic stretch GATATAACTGGTTTCCGGTGGAAACCCTGGGACTCGCGCCATATTTTGAAAAAGTTGCCCAAAAATCACCAACCAGATGAGCGGCTGAATCAGTGTAAACAGCGACCACATGGGCATTCTGATTGTGATTTTCATGTACTTGGCAAATAGATACCACGTATCTGCTAACATTTATTTAACCTTTTTTAAAATTTTTATATCGAATAAAAGCTCAAAAGTAACGACTTTCACCCTCGTTCCCATGCTCCAGCGTTGGGAACGAGGTGTCACTCTTCAAAGTATATTACTTTTTCCACTTTTCCTGCTGCTTTTTCCAGTCACCCTCTTCCCACTGGTCATCGCTTTTACCCCCGTTGCCCTTGTTCCAATCACCTTTCTGTGGCCGCTGCTCTTCTGATGATTCTTTTTGGAGCTCAGGGATTTTTTCAATCTGTGTTAGTTTTTCTGCACCAGAATCAGAGGCTGTTGAGTCAGCAGTCGCCTCTTCATTACTCTCTTGCCATTGCTTCGCCCACTTACCGCCGCCGCCTTTGCCTGCCCACTGCTTCCACCACTCATCACCGCCCTCTTCTTCACCTGACTCAATACTTGAACCTGTATATTTCAAGAAAACATCATCCAGTGTAGGGCATGTCAGCATCATTGTTTTTAAAGTAATGCCTTCTTTACTTGCGATGGTTGCAAGACGTGGAATACTTTCAGCGCCGTTATCCACATAAACATATAGCTTGTCACTGTCCCACGTTGCTCGACTAACATAATCCAGGTCTTTCAGATTCCAGGCAAATGCCTGAACACTCTTATCAACCTGGTCAAACGTCAGTACAACAGAGTCACCATGAATTGCATTTTTCAATGCTTGCGGTGTATCCAGCGCCTGAATTTTACCCTGACTGATAATGGCGACACGATCTGCCAGACTATCGGCCTCTTCCAGATAATGAGTCGTCAATAAAATAGTCAGGCCAAACTCTTTATTCAGCTTTTCAATGTATTGCCACAACATCTGGCGGCTTTTGATATCCAGCCCCAGTGTGGGTTCATCTAAAAACAGTAATTTGGGACGATGAATCAGTGCGGTTGCAATATCCAGTTTACGGCGCATTCCGCCTGAGTAGGTCGCAACGGTACGATCCAGCGCATCCTTCAGGTCAAAATAGGTCGTGAGTTCTTCGATACGCTCTAGAATTTCTTTGCGCTTCATCCGGTAGAGCTGGCCTTGCAATATAAGATTTTCCCGCCCCGTCAAAAAGTAGTCGACCCCCGTCTGCTGCGCGACAACACCGATAGATTCACGTACTTTTTCCGGCTCGCGATCAACATCAAAACCAGCTGTTATCACTTTTCCTGTATCAAATCCGGAAAGAGTGGATAGCACCCTGATAGTGGTTGTTTTCCCTGCGCCATTAGGGCCAAGCAGACCCATAATTTCACCCTTATTAACCTCCAGATTCAGACCGTCTAATGCCTTGGCACCGCCAGGAAAAACTTTTATCAGATCGGTTATTTTTATCATTTCAATGTTGTCTCATTTTTTGAGGGTCAGGTCATTGCTATCTCTCTTAGGCATAACAATAATACGCCGTATAGTAAGCCTATCAAACGCACCAAGCAATAGCTGAGGGTGAGTAGAACTTATAAATCAACACCAACCAACAATTGACTTTAAAAAGATAATATATTACCTTTAAAGCTGGTATTTTTATTTATCGAGATATTATTTTGCCTTTTGAAATAAAGTCACCACAAGAGATACAACAGGATATAAGCCAGCGATTCAAAGAACGCAGGCTGGTGATGCACTTGACTCGTGAAGGTTTAGCTAAACGGTCAGGGGTCAATACCAGCTCACTGAAGCGCTTTGAAGTGACAGGAAAAATCTCCTTTGAATCCCTTCTGAAATTGGCGCTCGTACTGGAATGTCTAAATGATTTTGACAGCATCGCTCGTGCTAATACCCAACAAGTCTCTCTGAATGAAATTCTGAACAAGAAGAAAATTCCTAAAAAAGGCCACATTAAATGACCGGCCAAGCAGTGAAGTTGCTGAATGTTTTTTGGCGGCATGGAGGGGGAAATATACCGTTGGGACGGTTGGCTCTTCAAGATCGCTCTATTTATTTTGAATATTATGAAACGTTTATCGACCTTGATATTCAAATATCACCTTTCAAACTGGCGCTTAAATCAGGTGCTCAGATTTGTAAAGATGCAATATTTGATGGTTTGTTTGGGGTGTTTAATGACAGTTTGCCTGATGGTTGGGGGCGTTTATTGCTTGATCGCCAAGTTGAAAAATATGGCATTAACCGTAAACAGCTGACACCACTCGACAGGCTGGCTCATGTCGGAAAAACGGGAATGGGTGCGCTGAGCTATGAACCTGTGCTTTTAAGCTACGAACTGTCTCAAAATGACATTCAACTGGATAAAATTGCCAAAGAGAGCCAAATTGTCCTAAAAGGTGAACATGATGAAGTGTTTG from Gammaproteobacteria bacterium encodes the following:
- a CDS encoding ATP-binding cassette domain-containing protein, producing the protein MIKITDLIKVFPGGAKALDGLNLEVNKGEIMGLLGPNGAGKTTTIRVLSTLSGFDTGKVITAGFDVDREPEKVRESIGVVAQQTGVDYFLTGRENLILQGQLYRMKRKEILERIEELTTYFDLKDALDRTVATYSGGMRRKLDIATALIHRPKLLFLDEPTLGLDIKSRQMLWQYIEKLNKEFGLTILLTTHYLEEADSLADRVAIISQGKIQALDTPQALKNAIHGDSVVLTFDQVDKSVQAFAWNLKDLDYVSRATWDSDKLYVYVDNGAESIPRLATIASKEGITLKTMMLTCPTLDDVFLKYTGSSIESGEEEGGDEWWKQWAGKGGGGKWAKQWQESNEEATADSTASDSGAEKLTQIEKIPELQKESSEEQRPQKGDWNKGNGGKSDDQWEEGDWKKQQEKWKK
- a CDS encoding helix-turn-helix domain-containing protein is translated as MPFEIKSPQEIQQDISQRFKERRLVMHLTREGLAKRSGVNTSSLKRFEVTGKISFESLLKLALVLECLNDFDSIARANTQQVSLNEILNKKKIPKKGHIK